From the genome of Solibacillus sp. FSL H8-0538:
AAGCTGTCCAGCGATGACAAGCACTTTTCTTGGAATACGATCACCAATTACGCCTGCAATCGGTGATAAAATCGTGCGTGGTACAATACTAAAAATCATATTTGCTGCAAAGCTAAAAGCAGATCCAGTCATCGATAAAATGTACATACTCATCCCGAACGCATACACATTGGAACCAAGCGTGCCGACCATTTTACTAATTAAAAATGTATACAAATGATACGTAGCTTTTTTGAGTTGCATGGCATCTGTCAAATTGTCCACCCCTAAATGTTTAATTTTATTAAACTTATTATATTCAGAATTCTACATATTAGCAACTAATTTGTTTAATTTTATTAAACTTTTTCTGGGGTTGTTGAATTGTTTCGGTTTTAATAGTTTAATTAGATTAAATTAGTAAGGGAGGCTTTGTATGAACGAATTAGGTGAGCGCATTAAAAAGCTACGCAAGGAACAAAAATTGACCCTTGCACAATTAGCAGGTACAAAGCTTACAAAAGGCATGCTTAGTTTAATTGAAAATGGTAAGGCGCAGCCGTCTATGGAAAGCCTACACTATATAGCCCAGCAACTAGGTGTTGATGTATCCGAGCTTTTACAGGATCGTCATATAGAAGAAGCGCGTGCCATTTTATTACAAGTGGAAGAGCGCTATCAAAAATTAGTGAATGTGTATGAACTCTCTACACATGAGGACCGGATAGAAATTCTACAGTTAATTGAGCCACTCGTGCAAAAATTACAGGGAACACATTATGAAGAAATCCGCTTACTCGACATTTATTTAGTGCTAAAGCGTCTTGAAGATCCTTCATTTCCACTAACCCAAATATATGAGGTGATTCAACAGTATGAAGCAATTCATGCATATAGCCGTGTCGTTAGTAGCTATAGTTATTTATGCTGGACTGCTTTCGCTGAACAAGATTATGAACGGGCACTGGCGTATTTAGAAGAATCTTATGAGCGTGTATTACCAAAATTATTTTTACTTGATAATTTAACGAAGCTCGATTTATTTTATCATCTAACTGTGCTCTATACGGCAGTCGGCAATATAGTAGGCTCCGAACGTTTTTTAAATGAAGCGCTGACCATTGCGAAAGAAAAGAAAATTTATTATCGGATTGATGATTTTTATCGCCTAATTGTCTGTCAGTCAATAAGTGAGCAAAATCAGGTAAAGGCAAAACGATATTTGGATAAATTACTATTACATGCACAGTTTACCGAAGATGAATTAGCAATAGCTAATGCGTTAGCGATTGAACTAGAATATTTAAATCATATAGAAAAAAATTATACCGCCGTAAAAGAAAAAGTTGCACGTTATTTGGCACTGGAAAAGCAAGATAATTATGATGTTACGCAATTTTTAAAATCTGAAGCGGCTTTTGCACACTGGGCACTTAGTGAGTTTGACGAGGCGCTTGCGTTGCTACAGACGATTGAATTTCCTGCCTACTTGAATCATCCAATTGATTTATCGGTTTTGTATGTGATGTATAGTGTCCGGGGGCTTTGTAACCTAGAAAAAGGGGAAATAGAGTTGGCGAAACAGGACATTTTATATGCAGTTGATGGTGTAAAGGATTTTCCACAAACACATTCTACGCGCTTTATTCAAGAAGCATATGAAAAATTAACACCTTAAATGAAATAGCCTATCCGAAATGTATGATTCATCGGATAGGCTATTGTTTATTTCATGAAATGTATTGCTCGTAGTCGATGGTGATGATTTATTATTCAATATAAAAATGTTTTTTACATACAATGTCAATTTAATATTTTTAATCGGGTTGGGAATAATACACCTAAAGATACACTGAGGTGATGAAAATGACCAAAACGATTTCTCTTTTATTGCTTTCGTTTTGTTTAATGATTTCCTGGACGATTTATGTAACTGCAAACGATAAGCCTCGTCCCTATGAAGAAATATATCCTGAAATAGGATACAAAACCGTTGAAGAAGCATCGGATGATTTTGAACAACATTTTAAACAACATCTTATGTTACCGCTTAGAGTTCCACCGATAAGCTTTACACATCATTTTGGTAGGTTTAATGATTTAGATGGCGACATGAATGATTCATTTGAAGTGAAATTTATTAATGATAAGTTATCAGAAAATCACTATATAATTACTGTTCGTCCGACTAAATATAAAATTTCTATTCCAGAGAAATACGTCATAAAAGCCTTTGAATTAAAGAATGGGAATGCAGCAACGTATATGAAAGTCGCAGGTTTCAATGTACTTGTTTTCGAGTGCGGTGATTGGCAGTATATGCTAAATATTGATGAGCGAGTTTCAATAACAGTACCTCTAGAAG
Proteins encoded in this window:
- a CDS encoding helix-turn-helix domain-containing protein, with the protein product MNELGERIKKLRKEQKLTLAQLAGTKLTKGMLSLIENGKAQPSMESLHYIAQQLGVDVSELLQDRHIEEARAILLQVEERYQKLVNVYELSTHEDRIEILQLIEPLVQKLQGTHYEEIRLLDIYLVLKRLEDPSFPLTQIYEVIQQYEAIHAYSRVVSSYSYLCWTAFAEQDYERALAYLEESYERVLPKLFLLDNLTKLDLFYHLTVLYTAVGNIVGSERFLNEALTIAKEKKIYYRIDDFYRLIVCQSISEQNQVKAKRYLDKLLLHAQFTEDELAIANALAIELEYLNHIEKNYTAVKEKVARYLALEKQDNYDVTQFLKSEAAFAHWALSEFDEALALLQTIEFPAYLNHPIDLSVLYVMYSVRGLCNLEKGEIELAKQDILYAVDGVKDFPQTHSTRFIQEAYEKLTP